A DNA window from Myripristis murdjan chromosome 19, fMyrMur1.1, whole genome shotgun sequence contains the following coding sequences:
- the LOC115378369 gene encoding elongation of very long chain fatty acids protein 6-like, with translation MNESEHGYPLEEYDFERRFDERVAFEWMQENWSKSFMFCGLYAALIFGGQHFMRERPKLNLRRPLVLWSLSLAIFSIIGAVRTANYMLHVLTTSGFKQSVCDPGFYSAPVSKFWAYAFVLSKAPELGDTVFIVLRKQRLIFLHWYHHITVLLYSWYSYKDQVAGGGWFMTMNYMVHSLMYTYYAARAAGMRVPRACAMIITATQILQMAMGLTVLGLVYRWMHEVRCPSYVDNIMWGTLMYLSYLVLFASFFYNSYLKGSSREKGTKAQ, from the exons ATGAACGAGAGTGAGCACGGGTACCCACTAGAAGAGTACGACTTCGAGCGGCGTTTCGACGAAAGAGTGGCGTTTGAATGGATGCAAGAAAACTG GAGCAAGTCCTTCATGTTCTGTGGCCTGTATGCTGCATTAATATTCGGGGGCCAGCATTTCATGAGGGAAAGGCCGAAGCTGAACCTGCGTCGCCCGCTGGTGCTGTGGTCACTCAGCCTGGCCATCTTCAG TATCATCGGAGCGGTCAGGACTGCCAACTACATGCTGCACGTCCTTACCACCAGTGGCTTCAAACAGTCGGTGTGTGACCCTGGCTTCTACAGCGCCCCCGTCAGCAAGTTTTGGGCCTATGCCTTTGTCCTCAGCAAGGCCCCAGAACTGG GGGACACAGTGTTCATCGTGCTCCGTAAGCAGCGCCTCATCTTCCTCCACTGGTACCACCACATCACGGTGTTGCTCTACTCCTGGTACTCCTATAAGGACCAGGTAGCAGGCGGAGGCTGGTTCATGACCATGAACTACATGGTGCACTCCCTCATGTACACCTACTACGCTGCGCGGGCGGCAGGAATGCGGGTGCCCCGGGCCTGTGCCATGATCATCACAGCCACCCAGATCCTGCAGATGGCGATGGGCCTGACCGTCCTGGGCCTGGTGTACCGCTGGATGCACGAGGTGCGCTGTCCATCCTACGTGGACAACATCATGTGGGGTACTCTCATGTACCTCAGCTACTTGGTCCTCTTCGCCTCTTTCTTCTACAACAGCTACCTCAAGGGCTCCTCCAGGGAAAAGGGAACCAAGGCACAGTAG